In one window of Kosmotoga pacifica DNA:
- a CDS encoding ABC transporter substrate-binding protein has protein sequence MKKVLLVLFAVLIAVFVIAEPEYVIEDYNGVPGGTLYLGTTSGPKTLNPYWAQETSSTDIIGWYSDSLFNADNKGMPNVPALASKWWFSEDGKTVYFQIRKGLQWSDGEPFTVDDVYFTFTKVALAEGMTANGPSGAKDANDQLPVVEIVDDYTISFTWTVPNVWGFKWVGYSDILPKHVLEEAVDNGTFSETWTVADMDKIVGMGPFLPVEYTEGVRVILERNPYYYRFDKNGNRLPYLDKIVYLIVPDLNTELLKFEAGEIDIYGPTAENFPRIAEQAEEKGWVVGVGGPALGSNFIAFNWVTKDPVKREWFRNEHFRKAFVYMLDRQSIIDTLYNGLGSPLYGPVSPSSGFYNPEVEKFGYKYSIVRARLELKKAGFSWREDGTCVDKDGNPVEFELTTNVGNNVREAIGNKVVDAAKKLGIKVNFTPMQFNSLVQKLLGPDYEAVIIGLTGSVDPGSGWNVWRLDGGLHFWNYSPELRPDTVPEDIWWSPDWEKRIDEIFRLQTSAVDPQERYNLFAEFQMICAEHQPLIYTMNQNYLYAHKKIIHLANPEPNPAAGTLWKGYAIWKEAE, from the coding sequence ATGAAGAAAGTTTTACTGGTTCTCTTTGCTGTTCTTATCGCGGTGTTCGTCATCGCAGAGCCCGAATACGTTATCGAGGACTACAACGGTGTACCTGGCGGCACACTCTACCTCGGTACGACTTCCGGTCCTAAGACACTGAACCCTTATTGGGCTCAGGAAACTTCGTCCACCGACATCATCGGGTGGTACAGCGATTCTCTGTTCAATGCCGATAACAAGGGCATGCCGAACGTTCCCGCCCTCGCTTCCAAATGGTGGTTCTCCGAGGACGGAAAAACCGTGTACTTCCAAATCAGAAAAGGCCTGCAATGGTCCGATGGTGAGCCTTTCACTGTCGATGATGTCTACTTCACCTTCACGAAGGTAGCTCTCGCGGAAGGCATGACTGCCAACGGCCCCAGTGGTGCGAAGGACGCTAATGACCAGCTTCCTGTCGTAGAGATCGTTGATGACTACACCATTTCCTTCACCTGGACTGTTCCTAATGTCTGGGGTTTCAAATGGGTAGGTTACTCCGATATTCTTCCAAAACATGTCCTCGAGGAAGCCGTTGACAATGGTACGTTCTCTGAAACCTGGACCGTTGCCGACATGGACAAGATCGTAGGTATGGGTCCATTCCTGCCTGTGGAATACACCGAAGGTGTCAGGGTCATTCTCGAAAGGAACCCCTACTACTACAGATTCGATAAAAATGGCAATAGACTGCCATACCTCGACAAAATCGTTTACCTCATAGTTCCCGATCTAAACACCGAGCTCCTCAAATTCGAAGCTGGCGAAATCGACATTTACGGCCCTACAGCTGAGAATTTCCCGAGAATTGCCGAACAGGCCGAGGAAAAAGGCTGGGTAGTCGGTGTTGGTGGACCAGCTCTCGGTTCCAACTTTATCGCCTTCAACTGGGTAACAAAGGATCCTGTCAAGAGAGAATGGTTCAGAAACGAGCACTTCAGAAAGGCTTTCGTTTACATGCTCGACAGACAGTCCATTATCGATACACTGTACAATGGCCTTGGCTCACCCCTGTATGGTCCAGTCAGCCCATCTTCTGGGTTCTACAATCCTGAAGTCGAGAAGTTTGGCTACAAGTACTCCATTGTGAGGGCCAGGCTCGAGCTGAAAAAGGCTGGCTTCAGCTGGAGAGAAGATGGAACCTGTGTTGACAAAGACGGTAACCCTGTTGAATTTGAACTCACGACGAACGTCGGTAACAACGTCCGTGAAGCCATCGGTAACAAAGTTGTTGATGCTGCGAAGAAGCTCGGTATAAAGGTCAATTTCACTCCTATGCAGTTCAACTCTCTCGTACAGAAGCTTCTCGGTCCCGATTACGAAGCCGTTATCATTGGTCTCACCGGTTCCGTTGACCCAGGTTCTGGCTGGAACGTCTGGAGACTAGACGGAGGTCTCCATTTCTGGAACTATTCACCTGAACTCAGACCTGACACTGTTCCCGAAGACATCTGGTGGTCGCCCGACTGGGAAAAGAGGATAGACGAAATCTTCAGGCTGCAGACCTCAGCTGTTGATCCTCAGGAAAGATACAATCTTTTCGCCGAATTCCAGATGATCTGTGCTGAACATCAGCCACTTATCTACACGATGAATCAGAACTATCTCTATGCCCACAAAAAGATCATTCATCTAGCCAATCCCGAACCCAATCCAGCGGCTGGAACACTCTGGAAGGGTTATGCTATCTGGAAAGAAGCAGAATGA
- a CDS encoding ABC transporter permease, which translates to MAVKEPKKNTQAQETKKDDIFEVQYLNRWQLVWRALKKHKLGLFSLWVLIIMYLIALFADFLAPHDPYEQVQNLSYAPPSNIHWIDEDGKLTRPYVYPMVLERDPASFRTTFAEGFSLSSITARDEATGEIKTFTIGENNVRDIYMVIKITRYVEDADGNRAYLGNPEFKTVQTIKLTDSSLLDEGKAIDINTSKNSLTALSPTRYRSLQKIGTPVRIVTEKELYRVFAVVRDEVKEFIEEAMTLYNETLDEVEGDVELAKELLVEFEIDPELLEVVITPKVISYESRKFPLKFFVRSWKYKLLWLIPMDLHLIGVDSPARIYFFGADKFGRDVLSRILFGSRISMSIGLLGILITFTLGLFIGGVAGYYGGWSDEVLMRTTEILMSIPGFYLLISLRAILPTNIPPHWTYVLIVVILSFIGWPGMSRVIRGMVLSLKEREFVQAAIAMGYPARRIIWRHIIPNTATYIIVSATLSIPGYILGEAGLSFLGLGITEPSASWGLMLSQAQNIRAMTEAPWLLIPGIFIFIVVMAFNLLGDAVRDALDPRSLGF; encoded by the coding sequence ATGGCAGTGAAAGAACCCAAAAAAAATACTCAGGCACAGGAAACAAAAAAAGATGACATTTTTGAAGTTCAGTATCTGAATCGATGGCAACTTGTATGGCGTGCTCTTAAAAAGCACAAGCTGGGACTATTCTCCCTTTGGGTGCTTATAATAATGTACCTCATAGCTCTCTTTGCGGATTTCCTGGCACCCCACGATCCGTATGAACAGGTCCAGAACCTTTCCTATGCGCCTCCATCTAACATTCACTGGATAGACGAAGATGGAAAGTTAACGAGACCATACGTCTATCCGATGGTTCTCGAAAGAGACCCTGCGAGTTTCAGGACGACATTCGCAGAGGGCTTTTCATTGAGCTCTATTACCGCACGGGACGAGGCTACTGGTGAAATAAAGACTTTCACTATTGGAGAAAATAATGTAAGAGACATTTATATGGTAATAAAGATCACGAGATATGTCGAAGATGCCGATGGGAATCGAGCTTATCTTGGAAACCCGGAGTTCAAGACCGTGCAGACCATAAAACTAACCGATAGCTCTTTGCTTGACGAAGGCAAGGCAATAGACATCAATACAAGCAAGAATTCCCTAACAGCCCTTTCACCAACAAGATACAGGAGCCTTCAGAAGATCGGGACTCCCGTGAGAATCGTTACAGAAAAGGAATTATATAGGGTATTCGCCGTCGTTAGAGACGAAGTGAAAGAATTTATTGAAGAAGCCATGACCCTTTACAATGAAACCCTTGACGAGGTTGAAGGCGATGTCGAATTAGCAAAAGAGCTTCTCGTGGAGTTCGAGATAGATCCTGAGCTTCTCGAAGTTGTAATCACACCCAAAGTAATCTCATACGAGTCACGGAAATTCCCGTTGAAATTCTTCGTAAGATCCTGGAAATATAAACTCCTCTGGCTGATCCCTATGGATCTTCATCTTATAGGTGTCGATTCACCGGCGAGAATTTATTTCTTCGGCGCAGATAAGTTTGGAAGGGATGTCCTCTCGAGGATCCTCTTCGGCTCCAGGATTTCTATGTCCATAGGGCTGCTGGGAATTCTCATCACCTTCACTCTGGGACTCTTCATAGGTGGAGTGGCAGGTTACTACGGTGGCTGGTCTGACGAAGTCCTGATGAGGACAACTGAGATACTCATGTCCATACCTGGGTTTTACCTGTTGATATCCCTCAGAGCCATTTTGCCTACTAACATACCTCCACACTGGACATACGTTCTGATAGTTGTCATTTTGAGTTTCATTGGCTGGCCAGGTATGTCAAGGGTCATCAGAGGTATGGTACTCTCACTGAAAGAGAGAGAATTCGTGCAGGCAGCGATCGCCATGGGTTATCCCGCAAGACGGATAATTTGGCGACACATAATTCCCAATACCGCCACCTATATCATCGTTTCAGCGACACTTTCGATACCAGGTTACATTCTTGGTGAAGCTGGTCTAAGCTTTCTCGGTCTTGGTATAACCGAACCCTCGGCAAGCTGGGGATTGATGCTCAGTCAGGCCCAAAACATAAGAGCAATGACAGAAGCACCATGGTTACTTATACCGGGCATATTCATTTTCATCGTTGTGATGGCATTCAACCTCCTCGGAGATGCTGTCAGAGACGCCCTCGATCCAAGATCCCTTGGATTCTGA
- a CDS encoding ABC transporter permease — protein sequence MLKYILRRLILAVPVLLGVSVLSFFIISLAPGDFLDYYRLNPSISAEQVHTLEKQFGFDKPFVVQYFKWLGQVLKGNFGYSFVYHIPVFDLVWRRLGATLLLSISTMIFTWGIAIPLGIYSALHQYSISDQAFSFFAFIGISIPNFFFALLWLFMAAKTGWFPIGGIISLNYDDLSFWGKIGDYLWHVVGPVITLGTSGLAGLMRQMRGQLLDQLRQDYVLFARAKGMPEKNVIYKHALRNAINPIVTMFGYSLSGLLGGAVLTETVFGWPGMGRLVIEALTSQDLFLVMATLLLSSLLLITGNLIADMLLAWVDPRIRFRLR from the coding sequence GTGCTCAAATACATACTTAGGCGTCTCATTTTAGCGGTACCTGTTTTGCTTGGAGTTTCAGTATTATCGTTCTTTATAATCTCTCTCGCTCCGGGTGATTTTCTTGATTATTACAGGTTGAATCCTTCAATCAGTGCCGAACAAGTTCATACTCTCGAAAAACAATTTGGCTTCGATAAACCATTCGTGGTACAGTATTTCAAATGGCTCGGTCAAGTGCTGAAAGGGAACTTCGGCTACTCTTTCGTGTACCACATACCGGTGTTCGATCTGGTCTGGAGAAGGCTTGGTGCGACATTGCTTTTGAGTATCAGTACCATGATATTCACTTGGGGAATCGCGATACCTCTGGGTATATATTCAGCACTACATCAGTATTCAATTAGCGATCAGGCTTTTTCGTTTTTCGCATTCATAGGTATTTCTATTCCTAACTTCTTCTTTGCACTACTATGGCTCTTCATGGCTGCAAAGACAGGCTGGTTCCCTATCGGCGGTATAATTTCTTTGAACTACGACGACCTCTCTTTCTGGGGAAAGATTGGCGACTATTTATGGCACGTCGTGGGACCGGTCATTACCCTCGGAACATCAGGTCTGGCAGGTTTAATGAGACAAATGCGCGGACAATTGCTCGACCAGTTAAGACAGGACTACGTGCTCTTTGCGAGAGCTAAAGGAATGCCTGAAAAGAACGTTATATACAAACATGCCCTGAGAAATGCGATCAACCCGATAGTCACAATGTTCGGATATTCCCTGTCCGGGTTGCTCGGTGGTGCTGTTCTTACAGAGACAGTTTTTGGATGGCCAGGCATGGGAAGACTTGTGATCGAGGCTCTCACTTCTCAAGACCTCTTTCTTGTCATGGCTACGCTCTTGTTGAGTTCATTGCTTCTCATAACAGGTAACCTCATCGCCGACATGCTGCTTGCGTGGGTAGATCCCCGTATCAGATTCAGACTTAGATAA